The Salipiger abyssi sequence GGGAAGTTGCTCTCCATCATGCAGCGCTCGGCGCCGAAAAGCCCGATGGCCGTTTCCACATAGGGCCGCCAGACATCCGCCAGCTCCTCCGAGCCCACCACATCCGCGCGCGTCTCGAAGCCGAAGCCCCAGACCGGCATTCCCAAACCGCCCACCTTGCAGGCCACATTCGGGCGCTTCGCCACCTCGGCGAGCTTGTCGCGCCAGTCGGCAAAAAGCGCCTGCCGTTCGTCCGGCGACATCTCCAGCCCCATGGCGATGGTCATGTGATTGACGACGATCGGCGTGTCGGGGAAGGCATCGGCGAGATCTCCGATATCGGGCAGTTGCAGATGAAACCCCGTCGCGTCATAGCTCAGCCCGCGCGCGGCGAGCTGGGCAAAGCCCTCGCGGAATTTCGGATGATGATAGAGCCCCTGCGGCGGCCGCCCGGTGGAGAAATAGCGGTAGGGCAGATCGCTGGGGTGATCCATGCTGATCTGCCGGATGCCGCGGAATCGCTCCGGCGCCACGGCCAGCGCCCGGTCGAACAGCCAGCCGACCTGCTCGCCGAGCCGCAGATCGGCCTTGCCGACGATGCCGGCGCAGACCTGCGGACCCTCGTATTCGGTGCCCGAACACATGGCGCCGATGCCGTTGGCGAACTCGATCTCGCCCAGCGGGCGCAGCACCTCCGGCCCGTCGCGGCGCATGAAGGCGCCGGTCTCGACATAGACCGAGGCCACCACATTGTGCCCGGCGCGCATGTCGTCGAGACATTCGTCGAGCATGTAGCGCACGCCCTTGCGCTCGAAGAGGTGGTGATGCGGGTCGACGATGGGCAGATCCGGCTCCAGGATCTCCTCGTCGCGGCCTTCCAGTCGCTTGGTCATTCGGCGTCCTTTCCGGTCTCAGACATCCTTGTATCCGGGTTTCTTGTAGAGACGGTCCTTGTTGCCCCGGATCTCGGGCAGGAAGACCTGCCCGATCCAGTCGGCGCGCGGCACATCCTCTATGGCCACCGAGAGCGCGTCTTCGCCGACGCCCATGACCTCGGTCGCGGTCTTCACCAGCGCCTCCGCGATCTTCTGCTTGGTGGCCTCGTCGCGGCCCTCGATCATCTTGATGGAGATATGCGGCATGGGTCTCTCCTCAGCCGGCGGTAAAGCCGCCATCGACGGCAAAGGCCTGACCGGTGGCGTAAGAGCCGCGATCCGACAGCGCCCAGCAGGCCATCTGCGCCATCTCGCACGGATCGGCGAGGCGCCCGAACGGGATCTGGCCGAGGATCATCTCGCCGCGCCGCGCCATCGTGTCCTCCAGCATCGGCGTATCGACATAGCCCGGGCAAAGCGCGTTGACCCGGATCTTCGGCGCGTATTCCAGCGCGGCGGTCTTGGTCATGCCGACGACCGCGTGTTTGCTGGCGGAATAGCCGGTGGTCGTGGGAAAGCCCTGAAGCCCGGCGAGCGAGGCGGTGTTGATGATCGCGCCGCCACCCTCCTGCGTCTGCATCTGGCGGATCTGCGCCACCATGCAGAGCCAGGTGCCCTTGAGGTTGATGGTGACGATGCGGTCAAAGGCCTCTTCGTCCCAATCGGCGGTGAGCCGCCCGCCCTGCCCGATCTGGCCGCCGGTGATGCCGGCATTGTTGAAGGCGCAGTCGAGCCGGCCCCAGCGATCCACCGCCGCCGCGACCATCGCCTCGATATCCGCCTTGCTGGCGAGATCGGCGACCACCGGCACGACCTCTCCGCCCAGATCCCGCACCTCGGATGCGGTCTGCTCGACCCCCTCCGAGGTGACATCCGAGATCACGAGCTTTGCGCCTTCCTCGGCAAAGAGCCGGGCCGAGGCGCGGCCGATGCCGCCTGCCGCGCCGGTGACGAGCGCGACCTTGCCGTCTAGCATTCCTGTCATAAGATCCTCCCTGATCTCAGATATTCACGCGGCGCTGGCTGATCGTCTTCGAGACGGTGTAGCTGTCGAGCGTCTCCATGCCGCCCTCGACGCCGATGCCGCTTTCCTTGTGCCCGCCAAAGGGCGCGTCAGCGCCGGGGCTGGTGAACTGGTTGATCGCGACCGAGCCGCATTCCAGCGCATTCGACAGCCGGTCGGCCATCTCCACATCGTTGGTAAAGACATAGCCCGCGAGACCCACCTCGATATCGTTGGCGATGCTCAGCGCCTGATCCATATCCGCCACCGGCGTGCAGGGCGCGAGCGGGCCGAAGGGCTCTTCATGCATCACCCGCGCATCGAGCGGCACGTCGCCCAGTACGGTGGGCGCAAAGAAACAGCCCGAATTGCCCACACGCTCGCCGCCAGTCAGCACCTTCGCGCCGCGCTCGACCGCGTCGGCAACGAGGCTCTGCATCGTCTCGATGCGGCGGAAGTTGACCAGCGGGCCGACCTGCGCGCCCTCGGTGAAGCCATCGCCGACCTTGAGCTTGCCCGCCCGCGCGGCGAACTCCCCGACGAAATCGTCATAAATCTTTTCGTGGATCAGGAAGCGCGAGGGCGACACGCAAAGCTGCCCGGCCATGCGGAACTTGCCGCCCACCGCCAGCTCGGCGACCTTGGCGGGGTTCACATCGGCGCCGATCAGCACCGGCGCATGGCCGCCCAGCTCCATCAGCGAGGGTTTCACCCCCTCGGCGGCCAGCCGCATGAGCTGCTTGCCGACCTCGACCGAGCCGGTCAGCGTCACCGCGCGGATCACCGGCGACAGGATCAGCTTTTCCGAAACCTGGCTGGATTTGCCGTGAATGACCTGAAGCACGCCGTCCGGCAGGCCTGCGTCGATGAAACACTGCGCCAGCAGGCAGGTGGAGGCCGGGGTCTGGCTGGCGGGCTTGATGATCACCGAGCAACCCGCCGCGATGGTGCCGGCAAGCTTGCGGCCCGCAGCACTCACCGGCACGTTCCACGGGGTGAAGGCCGCGACCGGGCCGATGGGCTCGCGCATCACGAACTGATAATTCGGATGCTGGGTCGGCACGACGCGGCCATAGGTCCGCAAAAGCTGCTCGGCATCCCAGTCGAGAAAGCTCGACGAGCGCGACACCTCGGCCTC is a genomic window containing:
- a CDS encoding amidohydrolase family protein, producing MTKRLEGRDEEILEPDLPIVDPHHHLFERKGVRYMLDECLDDMRAGHNVVASVYVETGAFMRRDGPEVLRPLGEIEFANGIGAMCSGTEYEGPQVCAGIVGKADLRLGEQVGWLFDRALAVAPERFRGIRQISMDHPSDLPYRYFSTGRPPQGLYHHPKFREGFAQLAARGLSYDATGFHLQLPDIGDLADAFPDTPIVVNHMTIAMGLEMSPDERQALFADWRDKLAEVAKRPNVACKVGGLGMPVWGFGFETRADVVGSEELADVWRPYVETAIGLFGAERCMMESNFPPDAFSCGYVPLWNALKRITAGCSEEEKAALYSGTAARVYRLGV
- a CDS encoding NAD-dependent succinate-semialdehyde dehydrogenase, yielding MTDQASSHGYTYPRVGMLIDGEWIYDRAPCHQVQNPADDQILGPVPGATDADFDRALAAAQRGFEIWRKVPPQERSELLKRVAVLMRERAKDIAPAITLEHGKPLADAEAEVSRSSSFLDWDAEQLLRTYGRVVPTQHPNYQFVMREPIGPVAAFTPWNVPVSAAGRKLAGTIAAGCSVIIKPASQTPASTCLLAQCFIDAGLPDGVLQVIHGKSSQVSEKLILSPVIRAVTLTGSVEVGKQLMRLAAEGVKPSLMELGGHAPVLIGADVNPAKVAELAVGGKFRMAGQLCVSPSRFLIHEKIYDDFVGEFAARAGKLKVGDGFTEGAQVGPLVNFRRIETMQSLVADAVERGAKVLTGGERVGNSGCFFAPTVLGDVPLDARVMHEEPFGPLAPCTPVADMDQALSIANDIEVGLAGYVFTNDVEMADRLSNALECGSVAINQFTSPGADAPFGGHKESGIGVEGGMETLDSYTVSKTISQRRVNI
- a CDS encoding SDR family NAD(P)-dependent oxidoreductase translates to MTGMLDGKVALVTGAAGGIGRASARLFAEEGAKLVISDVTSEGVEQTASEVRDLGGEVVPVVADLASKADIEAMVAAAVDRWGRLDCAFNNAGITGGQIGQGGRLTADWDEEAFDRIVTINLKGTWLCMVAQIRQMQTQEGGGAIINTASLAGLQGFPTTTGYSASKHAVVGMTKTAALEYAPKIRVNALCPGYVDTPMLEDTMARRGEMILGQIPFGRLADPCEMAQMACWALSDRGSYATGQAFAVDGGFTAG
- a CDS encoding tautomerase family protein, encoding MPHISIKMIEGRDEATKQKIAEALVKTATEVMGVGEDALSVAIEDVPRADWIGQVFLPEIRGNKDRLYKKPGYKDV